A genomic window from Sanguibacter antarcticus includes:
- the epsC gene encoding serine O-acetyltransferase EpsC, protein MTRVQAAWQLLREDLNAALDRDPAARGVLEVALAYPGVHALWAHRLTHRMWNHPGLRLPARLISQATRSATGIEIHPAATLGRRLFIDHGMGVVIGETAVVGDDVTLFHNTTLGGRSMSHGKRHPTLGDRVVVGAGAKVLGAVWIGDDAQIGANAVVVKDVSAGDVAVGVPARSTSRPASSPAVEHCEDPAIFI, encoded by the coding sequence ATGACACGAGTACAGGCCGCATGGCAGCTCCTGCGGGAGGACCTCAATGCTGCGCTCGATCGCGACCCGGCCGCGCGAGGCGTTCTCGAGGTCGCTCTCGCCTACCCCGGTGTGCACGCGCTCTGGGCGCATCGCCTCACGCACCGGATGTGGAATCACCCCGGTCTGCGCCTCCCGGCGCGGCTCATCTCTCAGGCGACCCGTTCGGCCACCGGCATCGAGATCCACCCCGCAGCGACGCTCGGTCGACGCCTGTTCATCGACCACGGCATGGGGGTCGTCATCGGGGAGACGGCCGTCGTCGGTGACGACGTGACCCTCTTCCACAACACGACGCTCGGTGGGCGGTCCATGTCGCACGGCAAGCGTCACCCGACCCTCGGCGACCGGGTCGTCGTCGGCGCCGGCGCGAAGGTGCTCGGTGCGGTGTGGATCGGCGACGACGCGCAGATCGGGGCGAACGCTGTCGTCGTCAAGGACGTCTCCGCGGGCGACGTCGCGGTCGGTGTGCCGGCGAGGTCCACGTCTCGGCCGGCGTCGTCGCCCGCTGTCGAGCACTGCGAGGACCCGGCGATCTTCATCTAG
- a CDS encoding GntR family transcriptional regulator, whose amino-acid sequence MLFRIDPASPEPLFAQLASQVRLAAARADLQPGERLPAARDLADSLGLNVHTVLHAYQDLRDEGLIDLRRGRGAVLTERAGADYAALRAALAVVAHEAHVLHLSPETTLALLKETLA is encoded by the coding sequence GTGCTCTTCCGAATCGACCCCGCATCCCCCGAGCCCCTCTTCGCCCAGCTCGCGAGCCAGGTGCGGCTGGCAGCCGCCCGAGCCGACCTTCAGCCCGGAGAACGGCTCCCGGCCGCGCGCGACCTGGCCGACTCCCTCGGCCTCAACGTCCACACCGTGCTGCACGCCTACCAGGACCTGCGCGACGAGGGACTCATCGACCTGCGCCGCGGTCGCGGCGCCGTCCTCACCGAGCGCGCCGGCGCAGACTACGCCGCGCTCCGAGCAGCGCTCGCCGTCGTCGCCCACGAGGCCCACGTCCTCCACCTCTCCCCCGAGACCACGCTCGCCCTGCTCAAGGAGACCCTCGCATGA